In Juglans microcarpa x Juglans regia isolate MS1-56 chromosome 7D, Jm3101_v1.0, whole genome shotgun sequence, the following are encoded in one genomic region:
- the LOC121238598 gene encoding uncharacterized protein HI_0077: MKFSCTVLNERKRQQDGAETLVEAALRVLDTADPYEKARIGDSFASQWLQGTIIQPYDPSVDLPVPERPARLASVKLVSPSLMPKLGKAGSLQSRQAIVHSLVHTESWAIDLSWDIIARFGKQEAMPREFFTDFVKVAQDEGRHFTLLLKRLTEMGSFYGALPAHDGLWDSATATSNDLLARLAVEHCVHEARGLDVLPTTISRFRNGGDNETAELLERVVYPEEITHCTAGVKWFKYLCLRARNPAQDQGGLESPGGAGESETTQEEDEVIQKFHSIVRKYFRGPLKPPFNEEARKAAGFGPQWYEPLAVKGATLD, translated from the exons ATGAAATTCTCATGCACGGTTTTGAACGAGAGAAAACGGCAGCAAGATGGAGCCGAGACCTTAGTAGAGGCAGCGCTACGAGTCCTCGACACGGCGGATCCATACGAGAAGGCCCGGATCGGCGACTCCTTCGCTTCTCAATGGCTTCAGGGAACCATCATTCAGCCCTACGACCCTTCCGTGGACCTCCCCGTCCCAGAACGCCCCGCCAGGCTCGCCAGT GTTAAGTTGGTGTCACCGAGTCTCATGCCGAAGCTCGGAAAAGCGGGTAGCTTGCAGAGTAGGCAGGCCATTGTTCATAGTCTTGTGCACACGGAGAGCTGGGCTATTGACTTGTCTTGG GATATAATTGCTCGTTTCGGTAAGCAAGAGGCAATGCCGAGAGAGTTCTTCACCGATTTTGTTAAGGTGGCTCAAGATGAGGGCCGACACTTCACTCTCCTACTGAAGCGGCTGACAGAGATGGGTTCTTTCTATGGAGCATTACCTGCTCACGATGGCCTATGGGACTCTGCTACTGCTACTTCCAACGATCTCCTGGCACGTCTGGCGGTTGAGCATTGTGTCCACGAG GCCAGAGGACTTGATGTGCTGCCCACAACAATTTCTCGTTTTCGCAATGGAGGTGATAATGAGACAGCAGAATTACTAGAGAGAGTGGTTTACCCAGAGGAGATTACCCATTGTACTGCTGGGGTTAAATGGTTTAAATATCTTTGCCTGAGGGCTAGAAATCCAGCTCAGGATCAGGGCGGCTTGGAATCTCCAGGTGGGGCTGGAGAAAGTGAAACAACGCAGGAGGAAGATGAAGTAATTCAGAAGTTTCACTCAATAGTGAGGAAATACTTCAGAGGACCATTGAAACCACCTTTCAATGAAGAGGCAAGAAAAGCTGCTGGGTTTGGCCCTCAATGGTATGAACCACTTGCTGTCAAAGGGGCTACCCTAGATTGA